The following proteins are encoded in a genomic region of Triticum dicoccoides isolate Atlit2015 ecotype Zavitan chromosome 1B, WEW_v2.0, whole genome shotgun sequence:
- the LOC119301566 gene encoding disease resistance protein Pik-1-like, whose amino-acid sequence MTHKIVIAVQMASSRCRSRALALVAATPGVDSVALAGDGKDQVVVVGHGVDSVKLASALRRKVGHAQLLQVGDAKKEDGTKPPAAVVEYYPYGYYYPSQPALVNFFYEQQHYPAVAAVEAYGYPCSRPEPGTCSVM is encoded by the coding sequence ATGACGCACAAGATCGTGATCGCGGTGCAGATGGCGAGCAGCAGGTGCCGGTCCAGGGCGCTGGCGCTGGTGGCGGCCACGCCGGGAGTGGACTCGGTGGCGCTCGCCGGGGACGGCAAGGACCAGGTGGTGGTCGTCGGCCACGGCGTCGACTCCGTCAAACTCGCCAGCGCGCTGCGCAGGAAGGTCGGCCACGCGCAGCTGCTGCAGGTCGGCGACGCCAAGAAGGAGGACGGGACGAAGCCGCCGGCCGCCGTGGTCGAATACTACCCGTACGGCTACTACTACCCATCGCAACCGGCGCTGGTCAACTTCTTCTACGAGCAGCAGCACTACCCTGCTGTTGCTGCCGTCGAGGCGTACGGGTACCCATGCTCGCGGCCGGAGCCGGGCACCTGCTCAGTAATGTAG